One Malania oleifera isolate guangnan ecotype guangnan chromosome 9, ASM2987363v1, whole genome shotgun sequence DNA segment encodes these proteins:
- the LOC131163453 gene encoding serine/threonine-protein kinase RHS3-like has product MSYNISSEESLREPRKGDPAHTKKDQTHSKLNAKFAPDSPRGRRESSNALNPPSKPDPNPVPAIDVPPPCDPNKKTDAHPPPTAGKIICTKYSPNPNPNPRGCGYSRSDSLDSSTGAPSSLKPHTGGDVRWDAINIAKAKESPIGLSHFRLLKRLGYGDIGSVYLVELRGSSTYFAMKVMDKGSLASRNKLLRAQTEREILGLLDHPFLPTLYSYFETDKFYCLVMEFCSGGNLHSLRQKQPNKHFTEEAARFYASEVLLALEYLHMLGIVYRDLKPENVLVRDEGHIMLSDFDLSLRCSVSPTLVKSSSVHVSSSTAAGIGASVGIIDDEQAIHGCMQPSSFLPRILPSKKNRKSKSDFGLFVGGSLPELMAEPSNVRSMSFVGTHEYLAPEIIRGEGHGSAVDWWTFGIFLYELLHGTTPFKGSGNRGTLFNVVGQPLRFPETPAVSLTARDLIRGLLVKEPHKRIAYRRGATEIKQHPFFEGVNWALVRSAMPPHLPEPVDFAQYASKEAVHAEKKAAAVVGVGRKKSSPPNTTTEDESPYIDFEYF; this is encoded by the exons ATGAGCTACAATATTTCATCCGAAGAATCACTGCGTGAACCCAGAAAAGGGGATCCTGCACATACCAAAAAAGACCAAACTCATTCAAAACTCAATGCCAAGTTCGCTCCGGACTCGCCGCGTGGCCGGCGAGAGAGTTCCAATGCCCTCAACCCGCCATCCAAACCCGACCCGAATCCAGTGCCGGCAATCGACGTCCCACCACCATGCGACCCCAATAAGAAGACAGACGCACACCCACCCCCCACCGCCGGCAAAATTATCTGTACAAAGTATtccccaaaccccaaccccaaccCGCGCGGCTGCGGGTACAGCCGCAGCGATAGCCTGGACAGTTCGACGGGGGCGCCGTCCAGTCTGAAGCCCCACACGGGTGGCGACGTCAGATGGGACGCCATAAACATAGCGAAGGCGAAGGAATCGCCGATCGGGCTGAGCCATTTCCGGCTGCTGAAGCGGCTGGGGTACGGAGACATTGGGAGCGTGTACCTGGTGGAACTGAGAGGGAGCAGCACGTACTTTGCGATGAAGGTGATGGACAAAGGATCTCTCGCCAGTAGAAACAAGTTGCTGAGGGCACAGACAGAGAGAGAGATCCTCGGTCTCCTCGACCACCCCTTCCTACCCACTCTCTATTCTTATTTCGAGACCGACAAGTTCTACTGCTTGGTCATGGAGTTCTGCAGTGGCGGCAATCTCCATTCCCTTCGCCAGAAACAACCCAACAAGCATTTTACGGAGGAAGCAGCTCG ATTTTATGCGTCAGAGGTGTTGTTAGCGCTAGAGTACCTACATATGCTGGGGATTGTGTACAGAGACCTGAAGCCAGAGAACGTGCTGGTGAGGGATGAGGGTCACATTATGCTTTCTGATTTTGACCTCTCCCTCCGCTGCTCCGTCAGCCCAACCCTCGTCAAGTCATCCTCCGTGCACGTCAGCTCCAGCACGGCGGCCGGCATCGGTGCCAGCGTGGGCATCATCGACGACGAGCAGGCGATTCACGGCTGCATGCAGCCGTCGAGCTTCCTCCCGCGCATCCTGCCCTCCAAGAAGAACCGCAAGTCCAAATCCGACTTCGGGCTCTTCGTGGGGGGGTCCCTGCCGGAGCTGATGGCGGAGCCGTCGAACGTGCGATCGATGTCGTTTGTGGGGACCCACGAGTACCTGGCGCCGGAGATCATCCGAGGGGAGGGCCACGGCAGCGCCGTCGACTGGTGGACCTTCGGGATCTTCTTGTACGAGCTCCTCCACGGAACGACGCCGTTCAAGGGGTCGGGCAACCGCGGAACGCTCTTCAACGTGGTGGGGCAGCCGCTGCGCTTCCCCGAAACGCCGGCTGTAAGTTTGACGGCGCGCGATCTCATACGGGGCCTGCTGGTGAAGGAACCGCACAAGCGAATTGCGTACCGGAGGGGGGCGACGGAGATCAAGCAGCACCCGTTTTTTGAGGGCGTCAACTGGGCGCTGGTGCGGAGCGCGATGCCACCGCACCTGCCGGAGCCTGTGGACTTTGCGCAGTACGCCAGCAAGGAGGCGGTGCACGCGGAGAAGAAGGCAGCGGCAGTGGTTGGCGTAGGCAGGAAGAAGAGCAGTCCTCCCAATACAACTACTGAGGATGAGTCTCCTTACATTGATTTTGAGTACTTTTAG